The Pseudorasbora parva isolate DD20220531a chromosome 16, ASM2467924v1, whole genome shotgun sequence genome includes a region encoding these proteins:
- the p2ry1 gene encoding P2Y purinoceptor 1: MRSRNAGHTSTSTSALILDTMTAEFSNLTWLVNNVTEFPDHTARCSLTKTGFQFYYLPIVYIIVFLTGLVGNSLAIWMFVCHMRPWSSISVYMFNLALADFCYVLSLPFLIFYYFNKTDWIFGDVLCRLQRFIFHVNLYGSILFLTCISMHRYSGVVHPLKSLGRLKKKNAVRTVALVWIVVILGISPILYYSRTGPKRGYTTCYDTTTEDELPGYFVYSMCMTVFGFCIPFIIIFSCYGGIVKALICNDMDNAPLRKKSIYLVIIVLTVFAVSYLPFHVMKNLNMRARLYFQSPDMCGFNDRVYATYQVTRGLASLNSCVDPILYFLAGDTFRRRLSRATKKSSRKGEPPLQSRSEETALNSLPEYVQNGESRA; the protein is encoded by the exons ATGCGCTCGAGGAATGCCGGACACACGAGCACGAGCACGAGCGCGCTG ATCCTTGACACCATGACAGCGGAGTTTAGTAACCTGACGTGGCTCGTCAATAATGTGACTGAGTTTCCAGACCACACGGCGAGATGCTCGCTAACCAAAACTGGCTTCCAGTTCTACTATCTGCCCATCGTGTACATCATCGTGTTCCTCACGGGGCTGGTCGGCAACAGTCTGGCCATTTGGATGTTCGTGTGTCACATGAGGCCGTGGAGCAGCATCTCCGTCTACATGTTCAATCTGGCCCTGGCGGACTTTTGCTACGTGCTCTCGCTGCCCTTCCTAATCTTCTACTACTTCAACAAAACAGACTGGATTTTTGGGGATGTGCTGTGCCGACTGCAGAGGTTTATCTTCCACGTTAATCTCTACGGAAGCATCCTGTTCCTCACGTGCATCAGCATGCACAGATACTCCGGCGTCGTGCATCCTCTGAAGTCTTTAGGCCGGCTGAAGAAGAAGAACGCCGTGCGTACGGTCGCCCTCGTGTGGATCGTGGTCATTTTGGGGATATCTCCAATCCTTTATTACTCACGGACCGGGCCTAAAAGAGGATACACCACGTGCTATGATACTACGACGGAGGACGAGCTTCCGGGGTATTTCGTCTACAGCATGTGCATGACGGTTTTCGGCTTCTGCATCCCGTTTATCATCATCTTCAGCTGTTATGGAGGCATCGTCAAAGCCCTAATTTGCAACGACATGGACAACGCACCACTAAGAAAGAAGTCTATTTACCTGGTGATCATCGTGCTGACGGTTTTCGCGGTCTCCTACCTGCCCTTCCACGTCATGAAGAACCTGAATATGAGGGCTCGACTGTACTTCCAGAGCCCAGATATGTGCGGCTTCAATGACCGAGTTTACGCCACCTACCAGGTGACCCGCGGCCTGGCGAGCCTAAATAGCTGCGTCGACCCCATCCTGTACTTTCTGGCCGGAGACACATTCAGACGCAGGCTATCCAGAGCCACCAAAAAGTCCTCCAGAAAAGGAGAGCCTCCTCTCCAGTCCAGGAGCGAAGAGACGGCGCTCAATAGTCTTCCGGAATACGTCCAGAATGGAGAAAGTCGCGCGTAA